The Paracoccus sp. SMMA_5_TC region CCGGGTCGATGTCTCGAAGGCGCCCGACATGCCCCGCCGCCCCTTGCTGCGGCGCTTCTTGTCGGAAGCTGCCGAAATATCGAAGCCGAACGGGTCGCTGTTGCTCATCTCTATGCCTTGTCCTGAACGGGACAGGCAGTTTAGGCTATTTCGCGGGACATGAAAGGGGGTTCATGATGATTGCAGACGAGATGCGCCAGCGGCTGGCCGCGCTGGAACCGTCGCGGCTGGAGATCATCGATGAAAGCGAAGGCCATCGTGGTCATGCCGGCTGGCAGGAAGGCGGTCAGACGCATTTCCGCATCCGCATGGCCAGCCCGCGCTTTGCCGGGTTGGGTCGGCTGGCATCGCATCGGCTGGTTCACAGCACACTCGGCGATATCGTGCCGCGCATTCACGCCCTGGCGCTGGAACTGTCCGAAAACTGATCCTTGCCTGCCCGCCCGGACTTGCCCGGTGCCTGCGGCAGGCGTATTAGCCGGGCATCAGCTAGCACAAGGGATTTGCGTATGACCTCGGCCAAGGATTTCAACGACCGGATGCTTTCTCTGGGCCTGGCCCGCGTCAGCGAGGCGGCAGCGCATGCCTCGGCGCGACTGATCGGGCGCGGCGATGAAAAGGCCGCCGACCAGGCCGCAGTGAACGCCATGCGCGAACAGCTGAACCTGCTGGACATCCAGGGCGTCGTGGTCATTGGCGA contains the following coding sequences:
- a CDS encoding BolA family protein; this translates as MMIADEMRQRLAALEPSRLEIIDESEGHRGHAGWQEGGQTHFRIRMASPRFAGLGRLASHRLVHSTLGDIVPRIHALALELSEN